In one window of Gopherus evgoodei ecotype Sinaloan lineage chromosome 9, rGopEvg1_v1.p, whole genome shotgun sequence DNA:
- the C9H2orf72 gene encoding uncharacterized protein C2orf72 homolog yields MEGEPPGPGEQALQEFQALVELVGGKPEVLLVGEVLEVGETRALLGTFAQELFGEQPGPAAGSERQPGDQAAGGRETGGQPGDQAGGGGTPGGRPGDQAGGGGKLGGRPGDQAGGGGKLGERPEDQVGGGGKLGGRPGDQAGGGGKPGGRPGDQAGGGGTPGGRPGDQAGGGGKLGERPGDQAGGGGKPGGRPGDQAGGGGKLGGRPGDQVGGGGKLGGRPGDRGGGGRKPGERPGDQAGGGGERPGDQAGGGGKPGERSGDQAGGAGKPGERPGDQAGGGGTPLRQVRVCIGPGGAGREIRSPLIFLLCRAGSLQPRRARARLREIARDLRSRLPRGPPPALVGVIVQPGPGEEAAAAALLETLLCEVFQGQRAGRQDTVQAAAYSPGRPDGTLEVRRAACRALRAALQHRAGGEEREKRRFPSLLRCVPWGRRSRRRGRSANAANNLHEGGLQDSKEGVALTGMSLNGNCEEASRGTGT; encoded by the exons ATGGAGGGGGAGCCCCCGGGCCCCGGGGAGCAGGCGCTGCAGGAGTtccaggctctggtggagctggtcGGGGGGAAGCCAGAGGTGCTGCTGGTCGGGGAGGTGCTAGAAGTGGGGGAGACCCGGGCGCTGCTGGGGACTTTTGCCCAGGAACTCTTCGGGGAGCAGCCCGGGCCCGCGGCGGGCAGCGAGAGGCAACCCGGGGACCAGGCGGCCGGCGGGAGGGAGACGGGGGGGCAGCCCGGGGACCAGGCGGGCGGCGGGGGGACGCCAGGGGGGCGGCCCGGGGACCAGGCGGGCGgcggggggaagctgggggggcGGCCCGGGGACCAGGCGGGCGGCGGGGGGAAGCTGGGGGAGCGACCCGAGGACCAGGTGGGCGgcggggggaagctgggggggcGGCCCGGGGACCAGGCGGGCGGCGGGGGGAAGCCGGGGGGGCGGCCCGGGGACCAGGCGGGCGGCGGGGGGACGCCAGGGGGGCGGCCCGGGGACCAGGCGGGCGGCGGGGGGAAGCTGGGGGAGCGGCCCGGGGACCAGGCGGGCGGCGGGGGGAAGCCGGGGGGGCGGCCCGGGGACCAGGCGGGCGgcggggggaagctgggggggcGGCCCGGGGACCAGGTGGGCGgcggggggaagctgggggggcGGCCCGGGGACCGGGGGGGCGGCGGGAGGAAGCCAGGGGAGCGGCCCGGGGACCAGGCGGGCGGCGGGGGGGAGCGGCCCGGGGACCAGGCGGGCGGCGGGGGGAAGCCAGGGGAGCGGTCCGGGGACCAGGCGGGCGGCGCGGGGAAGCCAGGGGAGCGGCCCGGGGACCAGGCGGGCGGCGGGGGGACGCCGCTTCGCCAGGTCCGGGTGTGCATCGGCCCCGGCGGCGCCGGCCGGGAGATCCGCTCCCCGCTCATCTTCCTGCTGTGCCgggctggctccctgcagccGCGGCGGGCCCGGGCCCGCCTGCGGGAGATCGCGCGGGACCTGCGGAGCCGGCTGCCCCGGGGCCCGCCGCCCGCCCTGGTGGGGGTGATCGTGCAGCCCGGCCccggcgaggaggcggcggcggcggcgctgcTGGAGACGCTGCTCTGCGAGGTCTTCCAGGGGCAGCGGGCCGGGCGGCAGGACACGGTGCAAGCGGCCGCCTACAGCCCCGGCCGCCCGGACGGGACGCTGGAGGTCCGGAGAGCCGCCTGCCGAGCCCTGCGAGCGGCCCTGCAGCACCGAGCAG gtggggaggagagagagaagcggagattcccctccctcctgcggTGCGTCCCCTGGGGCAGGAGGAGCCGGAGAAGAGGCCGATCGGCTAATGCTGCCAACAACCTTCATGAGG GTGGCCTGCAAGACTCCAAGGAGGGAGTGGCTCTGACAGGCATGTCGCTAAACGGAAACTGTGAAGAAGCAAGCAGAGGCACAGGCACTTAA